A single Rattus norvegicus strain BN/NHsdMcwi chromosome 5, GRCr8, whole genome shotgun sequence DNA region contains:
- the Mpl gene encoding thrombopoietin receptor isoform X8, whose translation MPSWALFMVTSCLLLAPPNQAQVTSQDVFLLALGTEPLNCFSQTFEDLTCFWDEEEAAPSWIYQLLYAYPGEKPRPCPLHSQSVPTFGTRYVCQFPALDEVRLFFPLHLWVKNVFLNQTLMQRVLFVDTVETCCPTLRMPNPVRVLDQHPCVHPTASQQHGPMRTSPAGEAPSLAVKGGSCLISGLHAGQSYWLQLRSQPDGVSLRGSWGPWSLPVTVDLPGDAVAIGLQCFTVDLKKVICQWQQQDHSSSRGFFRHSRTRCCPTDRDPTWEKCEEEEEEEEEEKEEGELDPGSRPALFSRCHFKSRNDSVIHILVEVTTAQGAIHSYLGSPFWIRQAVLLPTPSLHWREISSGRLELEWQHPSPWAAQETCYQLRYTGEGHEDWKVLEPSLGAQGGTLELRPRARYSLQLRARLNGPTYQGPWSAWSPPARVSTGSETAWITLVTALLLVLSLSALLGLLLLKWQFPAHYSLRPQLLIAVKRWSPASWKSYLSLQRGLLCPCVPPSHRWTTEDCNLA comes from the exons ATGCCCTCTTGGGCCCTCTTTATGGtcacctcctgcctcctcttgGCCCCTCCAAACCAGGCCCAAGTCACCAGTCAAG ATGTCTTCTTGCTGGCCTTGGGCACAGAGCCCCTGAACTGTTTCTCCCAGACATTTGAGGACCTCacctgcttctgggatgaggaaGAGGCAGCACCCAGCTGGATATACCAGCTGCTGTACGCCTACCCAGG AGAGAAGCCCCGTCCATGCCCCCTGCATTCCCAGAGTGTGCCCACCTTTGGGACCCGGTATGTGTGCCAGTTTCCAGCGCTGGATGAAGTGCGTCTCTTCTTTCCGCTGCACCTCTGGGTGAAGAATGTCTTCCTCAACCAGACTTTGATGCAGCGGGTGCTGTTTGTGGATACCGTGG AAACCTGCTGCCCCACTTTGAGGATGCCGAACCCAGTCCGCGTCCTTGACCAGCATCCATGCGTTCATCCTACAGCGTCCCAGCAGCACGGACCAATGAGGACCTCCCCGGCTGGAGAA GCTCCCTCTCTGGCAGTGAAGGGCGGAAGCTGCCTCATCTCAGGCCTCCATGCTGGCCAATCCTACTGGCTCCAGCTACGCAGCCAACCCGACGGGGTCTCCCTCCGTGGATCCTGGGGACCCTGGTCCCTCCCTGTGACTGTGGACCTTCCAGGAGATGCAG TGGCAATTGGACTCCAGTGCTTTACCGTGGATCTAAAGAAGGTTATCTGCCAGTGGCAGCAACAAGACCACTCTAGCTCCCGAGGCTTCTTCCGTCACAGCAGGACACGGTGCTGCCCCACAGACAG GGACCCTACCTGGGAGAAatgtgaagaggaggaggaggaggaagaggaagagaaagaggagggggagctgGATCCAGGATCACGGCCCGCTCTGTTCTCCCGCTGCCACTTCAAGTCACGAAATGACAGTGTTATTCACATCCTTGTAGAAGTGACCACGGCGCAAGGTGCCATTCACAGCTACCTGGGCTCCCCTTTCTGGATCCGCCAGGCTG TGCTCCTCCCTACCCCAAGCCTGCACTGGAGGGAGATCTCAAGTGGAAGGCTGGAGCTGGAGTGGCAGCACCCGTCACCTTGGGCAGCTCAAGAGACCTGCTACCAGCTCCGCTACACAGGAGAAGGCCATGAGGACTGGAAG GTGCTGGAGCCATCTCTCGGGGCCCAGGGAGGGACCCTAGAGCTGCGCCCTCGAGCTCGCTACAGCTTGCAGCTGCGTGCCAGGCTTAACGGCCCCACCTACCAAGGTCCCTGGAGTGCCTGGTCTCCTCCAGCTAGGGTGTCCACGGGCTCTGAGACTG CTTGGATCACCTTGGTGACTGCTTTGCTCCTGGTGCTGAGCCTCAGTGCCCTTCTGGGCCTATTGCTGCTGAAGTGGCAATTTCCTGCGCACTACAG TCTAAGGCCACAGTTACTGATAGCTGTGAAGAGGTGGAGCCCAGCCTCCTGGAAATCCTACCTAAGTCTCCAGAGAGGACTCCTTTGCCCCTGTGTCCCTCCCAGCCACAGATGGACTACAGAGGACTGCAACCTTGCCTGA
- the Mpl gene encoding thrombopoietin receptor isoform X3: MSLPTESSCILFPIPLTLLPTPPPLAPGPSVVWMGPRGAETGTGRGAVSDRNLRGWPRGGLGPSFLKGGWARAGTQCRRRCPLGPSLWSPPASSWPLQTRPKSPVKILERNSPTLFSDVFLLALGTEPLNCFSQTFEDLTCFWDEEEAAPSWIYQLLYAYPGEKPRPCPLHSQSVPTFGTRYVCQFPALDEVRLFFPLHLWVKNVFLNQTLMQRVLFVDTVGLPAPPSVIKARGGSQPGELQIHWEAPAPEISNFLRHELRYGPTDSSNATAPSVIQLLSTETCCPTLRMPNPVRVLDQHPCVHPTASQQHGPMRTSPAGEAPSLAVKGGSCLISGLHAGQSYWLQLRSQPDGVSLRGSWGPWSLPVTVDLPGDAVAIGLQCFTVDLKKVICQWQQQDHSSSRGFFRHSRTRCCPTDRDPTWEKCEEEEEEEEEEKEEGELDPGSRPALFSRCHFKSRNDSVIHILVEVTTAQGAIHSYLGSPFWIRQAVLLPTPSLHWREISSGRLELEWQHPSPWAAQETCYQLRYTGEGHEDWKVLEPSLGAQGGTLELRPRARYSLQLRARLNGPTYQGPWSAWSPPARVSTGSETAWITLVTALLLVLSLSALLGLLLLKWQFPAHYSLRPQLLIAVKRWSPASWKSYLSLQRGLLCPCVPPSHRWTTEDCNLA; this comes from the exons ATGTCCCTCCCAACAGAAAGCTCATGTATTCTCTTTCCAATTCCTCTCACCCTCCTGCCCACTCCCCCTCCTCTGGCCCCTGGCCCCAGTGTGGTCTGGATGGGCCccagaggggcagagacagggacaggacgTGGGGCTGTATCTGACAGGAACCTGAGGGGCTGGCCCCGGGGGGGATTGGGGCCCAGCTTCCTGAAGGGAGGATGGGCTAGGGCAGGCACACAGTGCCGGAGAAGATGCCCTCTTGGGCCCTCTTTATGGtcacctcctgcctcctcttgGCCCCTCCAAACCAGGCCCAAGTCACCAGTCAAG ATTCTAGAGCGCAACTCACCAACTCTGTTCTCAGATGTCTTCTTGCTGGCCTTGGGCACAGAGCCCCTGAACTGTTTCTCCCAGACATTTGAGGACCTCacctgcttctgggatgaggaaGAGGCAGCACCCAGCTGGATATACCAGCTGCTGTACGCCTACCCAGG AGAGAAGCCCCGTCCATGCCCCCTGCATTCCCAGAGTGTGCCCACCTTTGGGACCCGGTATGTGTGCCAGTTTCCAGCGCTGGATGAAGTGCGTCTCTTCTTTCCGCTGCACCTCTGGGTGAAGAATGTCTTCCTCAACCAGACTTTGATGCAGCGGGTGCTGTTTGTGGATACCGTGG GCCTGCCAGCTCCTCCCAGTGTCATCAAGGCCAGGGGTGGGAGCCAACCAGGGGAACTTCAGATCCACTGGGAGGCCCCTGCTCCTGAAATCAGCAATTTCCTGAGGCATGAACTCCGCTATGGCCCCACGGACTCCAGCAACGCCACTGCGCCCTCAGTCATTCAGCTGCTCTCCACAGAAACCTGCTGCCCCACTTTGAGGATGCCGAACCCAGTCCGCGTCCTTGACCAGCATCCATGCGTTCATCCTACAGCGTCCCAGCAGCACGGACCAATGAGGACCTCCCCGGCTGGAGAA GCTCCCTCTCTGGCAGTGAAGGGCGGAAGCTGCCTCATCTCAGGCCTCCATGCTGGCCAATCCTACTGGCTCCAGCTACGCAGCCAACCCGACGGGGTCTCCCTCCGTGGATCCTGGGGACCCTGGTCCCTCCCTGTGACTGTGGACCTTCCAGGAGATGCAG TGGCAATTGGACTCCAGTGCTTTACCGTGGATCTAAAGAAGGTTATCTGCCAGTGGCAGCAACAAGACCACTCTAGCTCCCGAGGCTTCTTCCGTCACAGCAGGACACGGTGCTGCCCCACAGACAG GGACCCTACCTGGGAGAAatgtgaagaggaggaggaggaggaagaggaagagaaagaggagggggagctgGATCCAGGATCACGGCCCGCTCTGTTCTCCCGCTGCCACTTCAAGTCACGAAATGACAGTGTTATTCACATCCTTGTAGAAGTGACCACGGCGCAAGGTGCCATTCACAGCTACCTGGGCTCCCCTTTCTGGATCCGCCAGGCTG TGCTCCTCCCTACCCCAAGCCTGCACTGGAGGGAGATCTCAAGTGGAAGGCTGGAGCTGGAGTGGCAGCACCCGTCACCTTGGGCAGCTCAAGAGACCTGCTACCAGCTCCGCTACACAGGAGAAGGCCATGAGGACTGGAAG GTGCTGGAGCCATCTCTCGGGGCCCAGGGAGGGACCCTAGAGCTGCGCCCTCGAGCTCGCTACAGCTTGCAGCTGCGTGCCAGGCTTAACGGCCCCACCTACCAAGGTCCCTGGAGTGCCTGGTCTCCTCCAGCTAGGGTGTCCACGGGCTCTGAGACTG CTTGGATCACCTTGGTGACTGCTTTGCTCCTGGTGCTGAGCCTCAGTGCCCTTCTGGGCCTATTGCTGCTGAAGTGGCAATTTCCTGCGCACTACAG TCTAAGGCCACAGTTACTGATAGCTGTGAAGAGGTGGAGCCCAGCCTCCTGGAAATCCTACCTAAGTCTCCAGAGAGGACTCCTTTGCCCCTGTGTCCCTCCCAGCCACAGATGGACTACAGAGGACTGCAACCTTGCCTGA
- the Mpl gene encoding thrombopoietin receptor isoform X4, with translation MSLPTESSCILFPIPLTLLPTPPPLAPGPSVVWMGPRGAETGTGRGAVSDRNLRGWPRGGLGPSFLKGGWARAGTQCRRRCPLGPSLWSPPASSWPLQTRPKSPVKILERNSPTLFSDVFLLALGTEPLNCFSQTFEDLTCFWDEEEAAPSWIYQLLYAYPGEKPRPCPLHSQSVPTFGTRYVCQFPALDEVRLFFPLHLWVKNVFLNQTLMQRVLFVDTVGLPAPPSVIKARGGSQPGELQIHWEAPAPEISNFLRHELRYGPTDSSNATAPSVIQLLSTETCCPTLRMPNPVRVLDQHPCVHPTASQQHGPMRTSPAGEAPSLAVKGGSCLISGLHAGQSYWLQLRSQPDGVSLRGSWGPWSLPVTVDLPGDAVAIGLQCFTVDLKKVICQWQQQDHSSSRGFFRHSRTRCCPTDRDPTWEKCEEEEEEEEEEKEEGELDPGSRPALFSRCHFKSRNDSVIHILVEVTTAQGAIHSYLGSPFWIRQAVLLPTPSLHWREISSGRLELEWQHPSPWAAQETCYQLRYTGEGHEDWKVLEPSLGAQGGTLELRPRARYSLQLRARLNGPTYQGPWSAWSPPARVSTGSETV, from the exons ATGTCCCTCCCAACAGAAAGCTCATGTATTCTCTTTCCAATTCCTCTCACCCTCCTGCCCACTCCCCCTCCTCTGGCCCCTGGCCCCAGTGTGGTCTGGATGGGCCccagaggggcagagacagggacaggacgTGGGGCTGTATCTGACAGGAACCTGAGGGGCTGGCCCCGGGGGGGATTGGGGCCCAGCTTCCTGAAGGGAGGATGGGCTAGGGCAGGCACACAGTGCCGGAGAAGATGCCCTCTTGGGCCCTCTTTATGGtcacctcctgcctcctcttgGCCCCTCCAAACCAGGCCCAAGTCACCAGTCAAG ATTCTAGAGCGCAACTCACCAACTCTGTTCTCAGATGTCTTCTTGCTGGCCTTGGGCACAGAGCCCCTGAACTGTTTCTCCCAGACATTTGAGGACCTCacctgcttctgggatgaggaaGAGGCAGCACCCAGCTGGATATACCAGCTGCTGTACGCCTACCCAGG AGAGAAGCCCCGTCCATGCCCCCTGCATTCCCAGAGTGTGCCCACCTTTGGGACCCGGTATGTGTGCCAGTTTCCAGCGCTGGATGAAGTGCGTCTCTTCTTTCCGCTGCACCTCTGGGTGAAGAATGTCTTCCTCAACCAGACTTTGATGCAGCGGGTGCTGTTTGTGGATACCGTGG GCCTGCCAGCTCCTCCCAGTGTCATCAAGGCCAGGGGTGGGAGCCAACCAGGGGAACTTCAGATCCACTGGGAGGCCCCTGCTCCTGAAATCAGCAATTTCCTGAGGCATGAACTCCGCTATGGCCCCACGGACTCCAGCAACGCCACTGCGCCCTCAGTCATTCAGCTGCTCTCCACAGAAACCTGCTGCCCCACTTTGAGGATGCCGAACCCAGTCCGCGTCCTTGACCAGCATCCATGCGTTCATCCTACAGCGTCCCAGCAGCACGGACCAATGAGGACCTCCCCGGCTGGAGAA GCTCCCTCTCTGGCAGTGAAGGGCGGAAGCTGCCTCATCTCAGGCCTCCATGCTGGCCAATCCTACTGGCTCCAGCTACGCAGCCAACCCGACGGGGTCTCCCTCCGTGGATCCTGGGGACCCTGGTCCCTCCCTGTGACTGTGGACCTTCCAGGAGATGCAG TGGCAATTGGACTCCAGTGCTTTACCGTGGATCTAAAGAAGGTTATCTGCCAGTGGCAGCAACAAGACCACTCTAGCTCCCGAGGCTTCTTCCGTCACAGCAGGACACGGTGCTGCCCCACAGACAG GGACCCTACCTGGGAGAAatgtgaagaggaggaggaggaggaagaggaagagaaagaggagggggagctgGATCCAGGATCACGGCCCGCTCTGTTCTCCCGCTGCCACTTCAAGTCACGAAATGACAGTGTTATTCACATCCTTGTAGAAGTGACCACGGCGCAAGGTGCCATTCACAGCTACCTGGGCTCCCCTTTCTGGATCCGCCAGGCTG TGCTCCTCCCTACCCCAAGCCTGCACTGGAGGGAGATCTCAAGTGGAAGGCTGGAGCTGGAGTGGCAGCACCCGTCACCTTGGGCAGCTCAAGAGACCTGCTACCAGCTCCGCTACACAGGAGAAGGCCATGAGGACTGGAAG GTGCTGGAGCCATCTCTCGGGGCCCAGGGAGGGACCCTAGAGCTGCGCCCTCGAGCTCGCTACAGCTTGCAGCTGCGTGCCAGGCTTAACGGCCCCACCTACCAAGGTCCCTGGAGTGCCTGGTCTCCTCCAGCTAGGGTGTCCACGGGCTCTGAGACTG TCTAA
- the Mpl gene encoding thrombopoietin receptor isoform X6: MPSWALFMVTSCLLLAPPNQAQVTSQDVFLLALGTEPLNCFSQTFEDLTCFWDEEEAAPSWIYQLLYAYPGEKPRPCPLHSQSVPTFGTRYVCQFPALDEVRLFFPLHLWVKNVFLNQTLMQRVLFVDTVGLPAPPSVIKARGGSQPGELQIHWEAPAPEISNFLRHELRYGPTDSSNATAPSVIQLLSTETCCPTLRMPNPVRVLDQHPCVHPTASQQHGPMRTSPAGEAPSLAVKGGSCLISGLHAGQSYWLQLRSQPDGVSLRGSWGPWSLPVTVDLPGDAVAIGLQCFTVDLKKVICQWQQQDHSSSRGFFRHSRTRCCPTDRDPTWEKCEEEEEEEEEEKEEGELDPGSRPALFSRCHFKSRNDSVIHILVEVTTAQGAIHSYLGSPFWIRQAVLLPTPSLHWREISSGRLELEWQHPSPWAAQETCYQLRYTGEGHEDWKVLEPSLGAQGGTLELRPRARYSLQLRARLNGPTYQGPWSAWSPPARVSTGSETAWITLVTALLLVLSLSALLGLLLLKWQFPAHYSLRPQLLIAVKRWSPASWKSYLSLQRGLLCPCVPPSHRWTTEDCNLA, translated from the exons ATGCCCTCTTGGGCCCTCTTTATGGtcacctcctgcctcctcttgGCCCCTCCAAACCAGGCCCAAGTCACCAGTCAAG ATGTCTTCTTGCTGGCCTTGGGCACAGAGCCCCTGAACTGTTTCTCCCAGACATTTGAGGACCTCacctgcttctgggatgaggaaGAGGCAGCACCCAGCTGGATATACCAGCTGCTGTACGCCTACCCAGG AGAGAAGCCCCGTCCATGCCCCCTGCATTCCCAGAGTGTGCCCACCTTTGGGACCCGGTATGTGTGCCAGTTTCCAGCGCTGGATGAAGTGCGTCTCTTCTTTCCGCTGCACCTCTGGGTGAAGAATGTCTTCCTCAACCAGACTTTGATGCAGCGGGTGCTGTTTGTGGATACCGTGG GCCTGCCAGCTCCTCCCAGTGTCATCAAGGCCAGGGGTGGGAGCCAACCAGGGGAACTTCAGATCCACTGGGAGGCCCCTGCTCCTGAAATCAGCAATTTCCTGAGGCATGAACTCCGCTATGGCCCCACGGACTCCAGCAACGCCACTGCGCCCTCAGTCATTCAGCTGCTCTCCACAGAAACCTGCTGCCCCACTTTGAGGATGCCGAACCCAGTCCGCGTCCTTGACCAGCATCCATGCGTTCATCCTACAGCGTCCCAGCAGCACGGACCAATGAGGACCTCCCCGGCTGGAGAA GCTCCCTCTCTGGCAGTGAAGGGCGGAAGCTGCCTCATCTCAGGCCTCCATGCTGGCCAATCCTACTGGCTCCAGCTACGCAGCCAACCCGACGGGGTCTCCCTCCGTGGATCCTGGGGACCCTGGTCCCTCCCTGTGACTGTGGACCTTCCAGGAGATGCAG TGGCAATTGGACTCCAGTGCTTTACCGTGGATCTAAAGAAGGTTATCTGCCAGTGGCAGCAACAAGACCACTCTAGCTCCCGAGGCTTCTTCCGTCACAGCAGGACACGGTGCTGCCCCACAGACAG GGACCCTACCTGGGAGAAatgtgaagaggaggaggaggaggaagaggaagagaaagaggagggggagctgGATCCAGGATCACGGCCCGCTCTGTTCTCCCGCTGCCACTTCAAGTCACGAAATGACAGTGTTATTCACATCCTTGTAGAAGTGACCACGGCGCAAGGTGCCATTCACAGCTACCTGGGCTCCCCTTTCTGGATCCGCCAGGCTG TGCTCCTCCCTACCCCAAGCCTGCACTGGAGGGAGATCTCAAGTGGAAGGCTGGAGCTGGAGTGGCAGCACCCGTCACCTTGGGCAGCTCAAGAGACCTGCTACCAGCTCCGCTACACAGGAGAAGGCCATGAGGACTGGAAG GTGCTGGAGCCATCTCTCGGGGCCCAGGGAGGGACCCTAGAGCTGCGCCCTCGAGCTCGCTACAGCTTGCAGCTGCGTGCCAGGCTTAACGGCCCCACCTACCAAGGTCCCTGGAGTGCCTGGTCTCCTCCAGCTAGGGTGTCCACGGGCTCTGAGACTG CTTGGATCACCTTGGTGACTGCTTTGCTCCTGGTGCTGAGCCTCAGTGCCCTTCTGGGCCTATTGCTGCTGAAGTGGCAATTTCCTGCGCACTACAG TCTAAGGCCACAGTTACTGATAGCTGTGAAGAGGTGGAGCCCAGCCTCCTGGAAATCCTACCTAAGTCTCCAGAGAGGACTCCTTTGCCCCTGTGTCCCTCCCAGCCACAGATGGACTACAGAGGACTGCAACCTTGCCTGA